In a single window of the Bacillota bacterium genome:
- a CDS encoding helix-turn-helix domain-containing protein yields the protein MPRKRLISAQELADILSLSVDTIWRYTREKRIPYIELGPRQYRYLAEDVLRALNQGTDVAREETPNYPPAGKYTYEDYAKLQEETGFYYELIDGDILRDHTPTFHHQRLSRRLQRILEEYFAKVDPRGEVFDAPLDVYFDKYTVLQPDLLYLPGDRPAKNNPVDSLPELVVEILSPSSVRRDRVAKLNCYQRARVPHYWIVDPDNCIIEAYELRDQHYVSMVRCFDGTFVHPSFPGLSFDVSAFFARPPEEG from the coding sequence ATGCCAAGGAAGCGACTGATTTCCGCGCAGGAACTGGCGGACATACTCAGCCTGTCGGTGGACACCATCTGGCGGTATACCCGGGAAAAGCGGATACCCTACATTGAACTTGGTCCCCGGCAGTATCGTTACCTGGCCGAGGATGTCCTGCGGGCGCTTAACCAAGGCACCGATGTTGCCCGGGAGGAGACTCCAAACTATCCCCCAGCTGGAAAGTACACCTACGAGGACTATGCTAAGCTACAAGAAGAAACAGGTTTCTATTACGAACTAATCGACGGCGATATCCTGCGGGACCACACACCAACCTTCCACCATCAGCGCCTTTCAAGACGGTTACAGCGTATCCTAGAAGAGTATTTCGCTAAAGTAGACCCCAGGGGCGAAGTATTTGATGCCCCCTTGGACGTGTACTTTGATAAATATACGGTACTACAACCTGACCTACTGTATCTACCCGGTGACCGACCAGCCAAGAACAATCCCGTGGACTCACTGCCGGAACTGGTGGTGGAGATCCTATCTCCTTCGTCGGTGCGCCGGGACCGGGTGGCCAAACTAAACTGCTATCAAAGGGCCAGGGTTCCCCACTACTGGATTGTCGATCCCGATAACTGCATCATCGAGGCCTATGAACTGCGGGATCAGCACTACGTGTCAATGGTTCGCTGCTTTGACGGCACCTTTGTCCATCCAAGTTTTCCCGGCCTGTCCTTTGATGTTTCGGCCTTCTTTGCGCGGCCGCCAGAGGAAGGATAG
- the ccsA gene encoding cytochrome c biogenesis protein CcsA: MQGDLLLVFFLACTGIGGLLSLLGFRTKRVQPWIATCVLASLGLIIAILGQLAWAFITDNFSLAYVAGHSSADLPQPYKLSALWSAKPGTLLLWLFFLGIVTGYGELRLFPGLGWCGDVARGIMLAQMGFFGLILRWITPLFARLDPVPTVGPGLSQPLQSPFNFLHPPTLYLSYACLALVFALTLGHWLTTSRGSANAAFAISVLLRNWLLVAWLGLSTSILLGAVWAYREFAGVYWRWDPLENIALSLWLLTGIAVHSLIQSAERGSLSRGCAIALCLPQLFTFFASYLARSGWLVTGEGKIRDPAAGCFLLLTLIGAAVVILALMKGQLRPNLVNRFAPSQALLPTAILLMGCTFVLLLAGTVLYPLASGLGRFVLIPPAAVFRLALTPLGAGCVVTLVSALLSRKLSGVGRIHLSALLLLTGWGTSLVSVPAMVPGTDSALPGKAIAPSVVLMALGAVLLIASLVGRILTKKPSEVRDSQ, from the coding sequence GTGCAAGGTGACTTGTTGTTGGTTTTCTTCCTAGCTTGTACCGGCATCGGTGGCCTCCTGAGCCTGTTGGGCTTCAGGACCAAGAGAGTCCAACCTTGGATTGCCACTTGTGTCCTGGCCAGCCTAGGCCTAATTATTGCTATCCTTGGCCAACTGGCCTGGGCCTTCATTACTGATAACTTTTCCCTCGCCTATGTCGCGGGGCATTCCAGCGCTGACCTGCCTCAACCTTATAAACTCTCAGCCCTTTGGTCCGCTAAGCCCGGCACTTTGCTCCTATGGCTGTTTTTTCTTGGCATAGTAACTGGCTACGGTGAGCTACGCCTCTTTCCCGGGCTGGGATGGTGTGGCGACGTTGCCAGGGGAATTATGCTGGCGCAGATGGGCTTCTTTGGTCTGATCCTCAGGTGGATTACCCCACTTTTTGCCCGCCTAGATCCCGTGCCCACCGTGGGCCCAGGCCTCAGCCAGCCCCTGCAAAGTCCCTTCAATTTCCTGCATCCACCGACCCTCTATCTAAGCTATGCCTGCCTGGCCTTGGTCTTCGCCCTCACTCTAGGGCATTGGCTGACGACCAGTCGAGGATCGGCGAACGCTGCCTTTGCCATCTCGGTCCTGCTCCGTAATTGGCTCCTGGTGGCTTGGCTGGGGCTCAGTACCAGCATACTTCTGGGGGCAGTGTGGGCCTACCGGGAATTTGCCGGCGTGTATTGGCGCTGGGATCCCCTGGAAAACATCGCCTTAAGCCTGTGGTTACTCACAGGGATCGCGGTCCACTCTCTGATCCAGAGCGCAGAGCGAGGTTCATTGAGTCGAGGCTGTGCTATCGCCCTTTGTCTGCCCCAGCTTTTCACCTTCTTCGCCTCCTATCTAGCCAGAAGCGGCTGGTTAGTTACTGGCGAAGGGAAGATCCGGGATCCGGCAGCAGGCTGTTTCCTGCTGCTGACACTGATCGGTGCTGCCGTGGTTATTCTGGCCTTGATGAAGGGACAACTAAGGCCTAACCTGGTCAACCGCTTTGCCCCAAGCCAGGCGCTGCTTCCCACCGCGATCCTATTGATGGGCTGTACCTTTGTTCTGCTCCTTGCCGGCACGGTATTGTATCCCCTGGCCAGTGGTCTAGGGAGATTTGTCCTCATCCCACCAGCCGCGGTATTTCGCCTGGCCCTCACTCCCCTGGGAGCGGGATGTGTGGTGACGTTAGTTTCCGCCTTGCTATCCCGGAAATTATCGGGAGTGGGCAGGATTCACCTTAGCGCGCTGTTGTTGCTGACGGGTTGGGGAACTAGTCTTGTCTCCGTCCCGGCGATGGTGCCTGGGACTGACTCAGCCCTGCCGGGAAAGGCCATCGCCCCATCGGTGGTGCTGATGGCTCTGGGGGCAGTGCTTCTCATCGCCAGTCTCGTGGGCAGAATTCTCACCAAGAAACCCTCGGAGGTGCGGGATTCCCAATGA
- a CDS encoding aldo/keto reductase family oxidoreductase yields the protein MRTIRLGVSDLQVPVIGVGCMRISSLTKKEAEAFVQAALDEGAYFFDHADIYGGGECEEIFAEAIHMNDDVRERIVLQSKCGIRKGMYDFSKEHILSSVDGILRRLRTDYLDVLLLRRPDALVEPEEVAEAFNQLQSSGKVRYFGVSNHNSMQIQLLQKYLQQPIVANQLQFSITHATMISAGINVNMTNEAAVMRDGSVLDFCRLNEITIQPWSPFQYGFFEGVFLGSDKFPELNAKIDELAAKYQVTNTTIALAWILRHPARMQPIIGTMNIGRLQDCCRAAAVNLTREEWYEIYRAAGNQLP from the coding sequence ATGAGGACCATTAGACTGGGTGTATCGGACTTGCAGGTGCCGGTGATCGGGGTTGGCTGTATGCGGATTAGCTCGCTGACCAAGAAGGAGGCAGAGGCCTTTGTTCAGGCGGCACTAGACGAGGGTGCCTATTTTTTTGATCACGCTGACATTTACGGTGGAGGAGAATGCGAGGAAATCTTCGCCGAGGCCATCCACATGAACGACGATGTACGCGAAAGGATTGTCCTGCAGTCAAAGTGTGGGATCCGGAAGGGAATGTATGATTTCTCTAAGGAGCACATCTTAAGCTCCGTGGATGGTATCCTCAGACGTCTCAGAACCGACTATCTCGATGTTTTGCTGCTGCGTCGACCCGATGCCCTGGTGGAGCCTGAGGAAGTGGCCGAGGCCTTTAATCAGCTGCAGTCCAGTGGTAAGGTGCGTTACTTCGGGGTATCAAATCACAATTCCATGCAAATCCAGCTGCTGCAAAAGTATCTCCAGCAGCCCATCGTGGCCAACCAGCTGCAGTTTAGTATCACCCACGCCACAATGATTAGCGCCGGGATTAATGTCAACATGACCAATGAGGCCGCGGTGATGCGAGATGGCAGTGTCCTAGACTTCTGCCGACTTAATGAGATCACGATCCAGCCCTGGTCGCCCTTCCAGTATGGTTTCTTTGAGGGCGTCTTCTTGGGTAGCGACAAGTTCCCGGAACTCAATGCCAAGATTGACGAGCTGGCAGCGAAGTATCAGGTCACCAATACCACTATTGCTTTGGCCTGGATCCTGCGTCACCCCGCGAGGATGCAGCCGATCATCGGCACAATGAATATTGGCCGCTTACAGGATTGCTGCAGGGCCGCTGCTGTTAATCTAACCCGGGAAGAATGGTACGAGATCTACCGAGCCGCGGGTAACCAATTGCCGTAA